The Pimelobacter simplex genomic sequence GCGAACGGGCCGATGACGGCGATGCCGACCGTGACCAGGACCAGCAGCAGCCCGAGCTTCCCGAGGTGCGAGCGCAGCGTGCCGCGCAGGAGACCGCCCTGGCGCTGCCGGGCCGCGCGCGGGGCGGTGGGGACGGTGCCGGACATGAGGGGAGAGGCGTCGGCGGTCATCGGGTGCCCTTCCGCAGGGTCGGGGTCAGGGCGAGGGTGCCGAGGTCGGCGACGATGTTGACCGCGATGTAGAAGGCGGCCAGCAGGCACGTGATCACCTGGATCACCGGGATGTCGCGGCTGCCGACGGCGGACACGAGGGCCAGGCCGACGCCGGGGAACTGGAAGACGGTCTCGATCACGACGATGCCGCCGGCCAGCCAGGCCAGCGACTGCGCGACGACCTGGAGGGTCGGGCCGGCGATGTTGGGGAGGGCGTGGCGCAGGACGATCCGGCGCTCGGGCAGGCCCTTGAGGCGCGCCATCCGGACGTGGTCGCTCTCGAGCTCCTCGATCATGCACGCGCGCACGGTGCGCGCGACGTACGGCATGACGAGCAGGACGAGCGTCAGGACCGGCAGCACGAAGAGCTTCCACTGCGCGACCAGCGACTGGTTGGGGTCCAGCCCGGAGGTGGCGGGCAGCACCGGGACCACGTTGGTCGCCAGCAGGGCGATCAGGCCGACCGCGAGCACGAACTCGGGCAGGGAGTTGATGAGGAGCATCGCGAACGAGACGACGTGGTCGCCGGCCTTGTCGCGCCGCGTCGCGGTGTAGATGCCCAGGCCGACGGCGATCGGCATCGAGATGAGGGCGGCCACGAGCATCAGCACGAGGGTGTTGACCACCCGGCCGCCGATCAGGTCGGACACGGTGGTCGGCGCGGAGAACGAGCTGCCGAAGTCGCCGGTCAGCGTGTTCCCCAGCCAGGTCAGGTACTGCGAGACCAGCGGCGCGTCCAGGTTGAAGCGCTCCCGGAACGACTCGAGCCCCTGGGGGGTCGCGTTGCGTCCGAGCGCTGCGACCGCGGCGTCACCCGGCAGTGCCTGGGTGGCCAGGAAGACCAGGACCGAGACCGCGAACAGCGACGGCACGGCCAGGGCGAGGCGCCCCAGCATCATGCGTGTCATGAAACCTCCCGTGAACATCCATACCGGTTGGTTTGGGAGTTTAGGGACGCTCGGTCGGACGTGTCAACGATCACATTCGGATCGGTCGGTTCGTCCCCCGAAAAGCGCACGGCGGCCCGGCCGGGGATCCGGCCGGGCCGCCGTGGGGCGGGTGCTGCGGGGTCAGCCGAGGGCGGCCCGGACCCGCGGGAGGACCTCGTCGGCGAGCAGGCGCAGCGTGCGCTCGACGTGCTCGTCGGCCTCGTTGAGGTACGGCGAGAGCAGCCAGTGCCGGATGCCTCGCTCGCGCGAGATGGCGATCATCTTCTCGGCGACCGTCTCCGGCGAGCCGATCATCAGGTGGTCGCGGTCGAAGAGCAGGTCGAACGGCTCGGCGTCCCGGACCGCCGGGTCGTCGGCGTCCTCGCCCTTGTCGAGCCAGATGCCCAGGCCGCGGACCTTGGTGATGAAGTCGACGTTCTCGCGGACCTCCTGCTCGACCAGCGCCCGTGCCTCGGCGTCGGTCGGCGCGATCAGGCAGCCGCGCAGGATGGCGCACGCGTCCTCGAGGCCCTCGGCCGCCGGCCCGGCGACCTCCTTCTCGGCCCGGAAGGTCGCGTTGAGGTCGTCGAGGACCGAGCGCGTCGGGAACCAGGTGATCACGTTCAGGCCCTGGTGCGCGGCGGCGCCGAACCCGCTGGGGGTGTCGGTGACGGTGTACAGCGGCGGGCCGCCCGGCTGGGCGGGCTGCGGGATGATCGCGAGACCGGTGATCCGGCCGTCGGGACCGGTGTACTCCTCGGCGGCCCCCGGCCACTTCGTGTCGGGGTGGGGGAAGGTGAACCGCTCGCTCTTCCAGGAGAACGGGTGCTCGGTCCACGCCGCGCGGACCATGTCGAGGCGCTCGGCGAAGATGGCCTTGCTGACCTCGTCGTTCTTGCGGTCGGCCTCGGCGTTGAGGTTGATGATCTCGGCCTGGAGGATGCCCCGGCTGAAGGCCACGTCGAGGCGGCCGTCGGTCATGTGGTCGAGCATCGCCAGGTCCTCGGCCAGCCGGACGGGGTGCCAGGCCGGCAGGATCACGGCGGCGATGCCGATCCGGATCCGTGCGGTACGACGCGCCAGGTCGGCCATCAGCATGACCGGGTTGGGGGACTGGTCGATGCCCATGTGGTCGAAGTGGTGCTCGCCGAGCCAGAAGCCGTCGATACCGAGCTCGTCGGCGAGCGTGATCCGCTGCCGGGCCCGTTCGAGGACGTCGCGCCACGGCAGACCGTCCTCGTTCGAGAGCGCGTGCAGGATGTCGACTCGGACCACCAGGTGTTTCCTCCTCGGGAGCGACCTCAGCCCACTGAGGCCGGATGTGTCGCGCGGGGGTGCCGCGGTGGTGGCGAACGTAACATACGGATCGGTCGGTATGCTATCTTTCCGGTCCCCCGTCTACCGTCGACGGAGCTGCGGAAGGAGCGAGTCGGTGCGCGAACCCCACGACCAGCGGTGGTACCGAGAGGTGCTCGGGCAGTACCCGACCGGCGTCTGCGTGGTCACGGCCGCCGAGGCCGACGGCACGCCGGTCGGATTCGTGGTCGGCTCCTTCACCTCGGTCTCGCTCGACCCGCCACTGGTCGCGTTCTTCCCCGACAAGTCGTCGACGACCTGGCCGCGGATCCGCCGCCTGGGCCACTTCTGCGTCAACATCCTCAGCGCCGAGCAGGAGCAGCTCTGTCGCCGGTTCGCGGTCAGCGGTGGCGACAAGTTCGCCGGCGTCCGGACCCAGCCCGCGCCGTCGGGTGCGCCGATCCTCGAGGGTGCGGTCGGCTGGATCGACTGCGACATCGACTCGGTCACCGAGGCCGGTGACCACTACGTCGTCCTCGGCCGGGTGGCCGCGCTCGACATCGGCAGCCCGTCCCTGCCGCTGCTCTTCTTCCAGGGTGGGTACGGCCGGTTCGCGCCGTTGTCCCTCGCCGCGGCCAGCTCGCACGGTGCGCTGCCCGAGCAGCTGCGCGAGGTCGACCTGGTCCGCTCCGAGATGGAGCAGGTCGCCGACGAGCTCGGCGGCCGCTGCCTGGTCACCGCCGTGGTCGGCGACGAGATCGTCGTCCTCGGCAGCGCCGGCAGTGCCCACGCGGGCTCCCGCGCGACCCTGGTCGGCCTGCGGCTGCCCTTCACGCCGCCCAACGGCGGTGCCCTCGCGGCGTGGCTGGACGCCGACGAGATCGAGCGCTGGCTCAAGGTGCTGCCGGTCGCCGAGCGCGACGCCCAGCGTCGCAAGCTGGACCGGATCCGCGAGCG encodes the following:
- a CDS encoding ABC transporter permease; this encodes MTRMMLGRLALAVPSLFAVSVLVFLATQALPGDAAVAALGRNATPQGLESFRERFNLDAPLVSQYLTWLGNTLTGDFGSSFSAPTTVSDLIGGRVVNTLVLMLVAALISMPIAVGLGIYTATRRDKAGDHVVSFAMLLINSLPEFVLAVGLIALLATNVVPVLPATSGLDPNQSLVAQWKLFVLPVLTLVLLVMPYVARTVRACMIEELESDHVRMARLKGLPERRIVLRHALPNIAGPTLQVVAQSLAWLAGGIVVIETVFQFPGVGLALVSAVGSRDIPVIQVITCLLAAFYIAVNIVADLGTLALTPTLRKGTR
- a CDS encoding LLM class flavin-dependent oxidoreductase → MVRVDILHALSNEDGLPWRDVLERARQRITLADELGIDGFWLGEHHFDHMGIDQSPNPVMLMADLARRTARIRIGIAAVILPAWHPVRLAEDLAMLDHMTDGRLDVAFSRGILQAEIINLNAEADRKNDEVSKAIFAERLDMVRAAWTEHPFSWKSERFTFPHPDTKWPGAAEEYTGPDGRITGLAIIPQPAQPGGPPLYTVTDTPSGFGAAAHQGLNVITWFPTRSVLDDLNATFRAEKEVAGPAAEGLEDACAILRGCLIAPTDAEARALVEQEVRENVDFITKVRGLGIWLDKGEDADDPAVRDAEPFDLLFDRDHLMIGSPETVAEKMIAISRERGIRHWLLSPYLNEADEHVERTLRLLADEVLPRVRAALG
- a CDS encoding flavin reductase codes for the protein MREPHDQRWYREVLGQYPTGVCVVTAAEADGTPVGFVVGSFTSVSLDPPLVAFFPDKSSTTWPRIRRLGHFCVNILSAEQEQLCRRFAVSGGDKFAGVRTQPAPSGAPILEGAVGWIDCDIDSVTEAGDHYVVLGRVAALDIGSPSLPLLFFQGGYGRFAPLSLAAASSHGALPEQLREVDLVRSEMEQVADELGGRCLVTAVVGDEIVVLGSAGSAHAGSRATLVGLRLPFTPPNGGALAAWLDADEIERWLKVLPVAERDAQRRKLDRIRERGYSLGLMNDAQREFATALSRLAVDPAAVESGDLRTLMTRLNYDPEDDASAEARRSVRVIAAPVFGAGGEVRLAFTLYGFSRPHERGGIEAYVDRVCAAARRASAALGAG